In Granulicella mallensis MP5ACTX8, the sequence GGAATCGCGGGGATTCGGCTGTTTGGTTGAAGTTCGGCAACGACTAAAAACCAAATCGTGATGAAACCGTCCATTACGTAAGCCACTGCGATACAAACCACGACAAAGACATGACAATAAGCACAAATCTTTCTCCAGAAAGCGGGTTTACACTTTTGAGCATTGTGCCAGCGAGCACAAAGGAGAAAGTCATGCCGTCGACCCAGCGCTTTTCGCTACCCCTCCCTAAAAGTCGCCGGGTATGGCCACTCGCCTTTGCACTTTTTCTGGCCCCGATGACCGTTCAGGCGCAGGAGGCACAGATTGCGCCCCTTCCCCAGGACACGGTCGATGCCGCGCAGCCCGATCCACCGTCGGTCGTGGCTCGGATTAGCGTGCTCAACGGAAATGTCTCGCTGCAACCAGCGAGCGTTACCGACTTCACCCCCGCCGGCCTCAACTATCCGCTGACGACCGGGGACCGCCTCTATACCGACAACGGCGCCGATGCCGAACTCGAAACCGGACAGGTTTCCGTCCGGCTGGGCTCGCAGACCGATCTCACCGTCACCGCCATGACCGATCAGCTCGAGCAGTTCGGGCTGGCACAGGGCAGCGTGCATCTGCGCACCTTTACGCTCGACCAGGGAACGACGCTCGAACTCGACACCCCCAACGCCGCTGTAACGGTACTCGGGGCAGGCGATGTGCGGGTCGACGTCAACCCCGATACCGACACCGCCGTCTTCACCCTGCTCACCGGACAGGCCCAGGTCGAAGCCCAGGGCTTCCGGCAGACACTGCAGCCGGGCGAGTCGTTGCAGCTTACCGGAGCTAACCCGGTGACCCCGCAAGAGGTAGAGCGCACGCAGCCGGATGACCTCGACAGCTTCTCCGCCGAACGCGACGACAGCTACCAGGACGCTGCCTCCAGCGAAGAGGCCTATGTCGATCCGAACACCATCGGGGCGGAAGACCTCAACGGCTACGGAGACTGGGACAACTCCGCTGCCGACGGCGGACCTGTGTGGTATCCGACCGGAGTCGCCGTGGATTGGCAGCCCTATCGCAACGGGCGCTGGGCCTGGATCGCGCCCTGGGGATGGACCTGGGTCGAGGCTGAGCCCTGGGGATTCGCTCCCTTTCACTATGGCCGCTGGGCACGCTTCGGCAATCGCTGGGGATGGACGCCGGGGCCGCGGGTGAGACGTCCTGTCTATGCTCCTGCCCTGGTGATGTTCGTGGGCGGCGCGGGTGTTACCGCGTGGTTCCCCCTGGGGCCGCACGAGCACTATGAGCCGTGGTATCACGCCAGCGTGCGGTATCAGAATCGCGTCAACGAAAACCTTGCCGGCAATGGGGGGACGACCTTCTTCAATCCACACGGCACTGGACAGCCCGCTGCCGCCAATCATGTCTACGTCAATCGGCAGATTGCGACGGTGGCCATGCCTCAGCAGTCCTTTGCGAGCGGTCAACCGGTAGCCCGCAACGCACTACGGACGCTGCCACCGCAACTGGCGTCGGCTCCGCTGCTGTCTCATCCGCAGGTCACGCCGACACGGGAGATCGTAGCTTCAACTCCTGCGCGTGCAGTGCCACGTCAGATTGCGCGGCCTGCGCTCGAAACGCGCGCTCCGCAGAGTCAACCGACCTCCTCTCCGGCTGCATCTTCGGCGAGTGAGTTGTATACAACGGGAGGCAGGCAGCCTGCTGCACCTTCGAACAACTCCGAACTGCATGCCGTGCCTGCGGCCCGCCCGCTGGTCAATCGCGCAGTTCCTCCGCCGCCCAGCCCGAGCTTCGAGCAGCAGCGGCAGGCTATGGAAACCACCGAGCCGGGACGTCCTCTGAGTCCTCGGCAGATGGAGAATGTTCGCGAGAATCGGCCAGTCGGGTTACCGCAGCAGCAGGCGCCGCACTTCGCGCCTCCTCCGCCCCATCCCATGCCTCAGCCGGTCGTTCACCCTGCGCCTGCGCCGAGTGGAGGCAAGCATTAGGGCCTGATATCTAAACGGTATTGGAACAGGAAGGCCCCAGAAGTATCATCTCGGCCGAAGGGCGTGGAAACGCCCTAAATTCGATTTCAGAGCCCCGCGCCGCCGACGCCTCGACGGCGCGGGGCTCTGAAATCATCGGCCGTTACGGCTTCTGAGCGGGCTGCTTCGTGCCAGTGCTGAGGTTCGCGGCAAGTGGGGTAACAACCGGGGTTGCGGCCCCGATCAACTCGGTCAGGCTGTTGCCAGCTCCGTTTCCAGTCCAGACATTCCCCGAGCCATCGATTGCGACGTGGGTGGGCTCGTTGAGACCTCCGCCGGTGTAGCCGCCCGGAGGAGAGATGGGCGTCCCCGTGGAGTTGAACTCGCTTAGGGTGGCGCCAAGGCGGTTTGCGGCCCAGACATTCCCGGAGCCGTCGATCGCCACGTCATCCGGTCCGTTGAGACCACCGCCGCCGTAGCCTCCAGAGAGAGCAACCCCCGAAGAATTAAATTCGCTGAAGCTGTTACCGAAGTTTGCGATCCAGGCATTCCCGGAATCATCGATCGCCACGGCTTCCGGCTCGTTGAGACCGCCGACGCCCGAAGGACTGGCGATGGGTTGCCCAGAGGCGTTGAACTCGCTTGCGCTGCTGCCAAAGATGTTTGTGACCCAAATATTCCCGGAGCCGTCGATCGCCAGCGCTTCAGGATCGTTGAGACCGCCACCGGTGATCTGGGAGATGGGCGTCCGCGTAGAAGGGTTGAACTCGGTCAGGCTGTTGCCACCAGTCTCCGCAACCCAGATATTGCCAAAGCCGTCGATCGCGATACCTTGCGGGTCGTTGATACCGCCACCGCTAATGCCTGCGGGACCGGTGATCGCGGTCCCGGAGGAGCTGAACTCGCTCAGGCTCGTGTTCAAGGGATTGCTGACCCAGACATTCCCGGAAGTCTCGATCGCCAGAAAGCCATCGCCACTGAGGCCGCCGCCGGTATAGCCCGTGGGGCCGGAGAGAACCGCTCCCAAAGAGCTGAACTCGCTCAGGCTGGCGGCATTGCCGTTTGCAATCCAGACATTCCCGGCGCCGTCGATCGCCACAGGGCCCGGGAATTGTAGACCGCCGCCTACGAATGCGACGCCGAGAGTGAAGTTGTTAGTGGAAGTAAGGAAGGGCTGGAAAGGGCTTCCGTTATTTGCCAGACCGAGCAGGTTGGTAATCTGGACGGTCGGATTGTGCGCGATATTGATCGCCGCCATGGCCGTATCGGTGGGCGTCGCACCTGTCGTGCCGCCACTCAGAGCATTACTGAAGAGCGGGGTGCAGGCGCTGCCGCCGGTGGAGTTGATGCAGGACGCGAGGATATCCGCCAGGGTGTTGATCTCGCTCACCGGAACGGTACCGTTCCCCGCTGGGGTCGTCGTCAGCGGCTGACCTGTCGTCTGCCCGACGATGTTCAACGCAGTGTTGAAGGCATTGGTGATGCCGGTCCCCGCCAGGGCATGTCCTGTTACGGCACTGGGTGCTCCAATATGAGTCGGATCGACCGCAAAACCCGCCAGGGCATAGGCTGCGGCGACGGTTGTGACCTCGTTCATAAACACGAACGGGATGTTGGCGATCGTGCTGCACGCACCGACCACAGCCATCAGACCCACTGAGGTGTTGGGGACTGGGGTGGGGTCCGGTTGCGGGTCGCCCTCCGTGGAATACAGATACAGCAACTGGTCGTTGCCTGCGGTTGCCGTGCAGTTGATCGTCCCGGCAAGACTGAAGTTCCCGCTAGCGTCCGTAGTCACATAGTGGCCGAACGAATCGGACGGCAAGCTGCCCGAGGTCAGCACATCCGTCGCAGCCGAAGCGTAACCGCTGGTTCCGGCTGCAAGCAGATGGACATGAGACCCAAAGAGAGGCTGCTGGCCTCCATGCGTGACGCCTTTGATACTGAAGGAAGTCGCGGTAGAAGAGTCAGCGGAACCGCCGAAGTTAGCAGAGCATCCGCTCAAGGACAGCACCACGCCAACCAGGGCCGGAACAGCCAACCTGGGAAAGAGACCCGATCTTGCAGGGAACATGATTGATGCCGATACAGAGGCGCTATTTTTCACTTTTCAATTCCTTGGGTGTGAAATATCGTCAAGATCCATGCAGGGAGCCGTAGTGAGTCCAAAAGGGGCAGGAGCCCCGACGACTAACATAAAGATTCCCTGATGCTCTATCTTGTACGCGAAAGAGATTGCCGAATTCAAGGCAGGCCGCTGGTGTTTGAGAGCGCCGCGCCGCCGAAGTTCCGCGGCGCGGCTCTACCCTCATCAGCCGTTACGGCTTCTGAGCGGGTTGCTTCGTGCCAGTGGTGAGATTCGCCTGCATCGGAGTCACAACCGGCGCTGCAGCTCCGATGAACTCGGTCAGAGCGTTGTTACGTGTGTTTGTGACCCACACATTCCCGGCACCATCGATCGCAAGGCTTTGCGGCGATTTGAGACCTCCGGTATAGCCCGTGGAGCCGGAGAGAGCCACACCGGAAGGGTTGAACTCGCTCAGAACGTCGTTACCTATGTTTGAAACCCACACATTCCCGGCACCATCGATCGCGATGGCTTCCGGCTCGTTGAGGCCTCCACCGGTATAGCCCGCGCTACCGGAGAGGGCCACACCGGAGGAGTTGAACTCGCTCACGCTGCCGGTCCCGTTTGCGACCCAGACCTCATTGGAGCCATCGACTGCAATCGCGATCGGATCGACGAGACCACCACCGCTGTAATTGGATACGGCCATGCCTGCGGAGTTGAACTCGCTCACGGTGCCGCTACCCATGTTTGCGGCCCACACGTTATTAGAGCCATCGATCGCGACGCCGTCGGGGAGATTGACATTGTTGCCGGCGTGCGGGATGCCGACCGTTTCGGAGAAATCGAGCTCGGTCAGGGTGCTGTTAGAAAGGTTTGCCGTCCAATGATTGCCGAGCCCATCGATTGCAATGCTGGTCGGGCCGGCTATACCTGCGCCAGTGATCTCAGAGATGACCGCCCCCGAAGACGTAAACTTGGCCAGGTCGTTGCCAATGTTGCTTGTGACCCAGACAGTCCCGGAGTTATCGATCGCAATGCTGGTCGGGAGATTGAGAACGCCAGCACCGCTGTAGCCCGCGGAGCCGGAGATCGCCGCCCCCAAAGGACTGAGTTTGCTCAAGCTATTGACCAGATTGGCTGCCCAGACATTTCCGGAGCCATCGATCGCGACACAAAAGGGTTGGTTGAGACCGCCGCCGGTGTAGGAGACCGTCAGGGTGAAGTCATTGGCTGTAGTCAGGAACGGCTGGAAGGGACTGCCATTATTTGCCAGGCCCAGCAGGCTGGAGACCTGGACTGCCGGATTGTGCGCAATATTCATCGCCGCCGCCACCGTATCGCTCGATGCCGAAGTATTGGTATCCGTGAAGAGCGTAGCGCAGCCACTGGAACCAGGACCGGTTGAGTTGACGCAGCCTGCCAGGATGTCCGCCAGCGTGTTGATCTCGGTCACCGGAACGGTGCCGTTGCCCGCCGGGGTGGTCGCCAACGGCTGCCCTGTCGTCTGCCCCACGATGTTGAGCGCGGTGTTGAAGGCGTTGGTGATGCCGGTTCCCGCCAGAGCGTGTCCCGCTACAGCACTAGGGGCACCGATATGAGCGCCATCGATAGCAAAGCCCGAGAGAGCGTAGGCGGCAGCGACGGTTGTCACTTCGTTCATGTAGACGAACGGAATGTTGCCGATAGTGCTGCACGCGCCGACTACAGCCAACAGGCTCGCCGACGGATTGGGGACGGGAGTGGGATCCGTTCCTTCACCACCCGGCTGCGGATCGCCCTCCGTGGAGTAAAGATAAAGCAACTGATCATTGCCTGCGGTTGCCGTGCAGTTGACCGCCCCGGCAAGGCTGAAGTTGCCACCGGCGTCCGTAGTAACGTAGTGGCCAAACAAATCGGTCGGCAAGCTGCCCAGGGTCAGCACGTCCGTTGCAGCGGAGGCGTAACCACTGGTTCCAGCCGCCAGTAAATGGACGTGGCTGCCAAAGAGCGGCTGCTGCCCTCCGTGGGCGATGCCTTTGATACTGAACGAGGTCGCGGTAGAAGTGGCAGCGGAACCGCCGAAGTTCGCAGAGCATCCGCTCAAGGAGAGCACCATGCACGCCAAGGCCGGAGCAGCCAACCTGGGGGAGAGACCGGATCTTGCAGGGAACATGACTGATGCCGATACAGAGGCGCTATTTTTCACTTTTCATTCCTTGGGTGAAATATCGTCAAGATCCATGCAGGCAACGGTCTTAAGTCCACCGTAGTGGAAGCCCGGACAAACAGCATAAATTTCCTGATCTTGTACCTTGTACCCGAAAGAGGTTGGCGAATTCAAGGAAAACCTGCGGGATTTCTTCATAAATTACCCGGGAAATCCGTTGGAGTTACAGCGCGTAGGAACACTGCTCCCCTCTGTCCTGCAACGATCCGGTTCGATTATTCGCCAAACGGGTGGGGCCCGGTGATCTTCCAGGATTTGCCGGCCATGAGTATCCAGGCATAGCGCATTCCAACGATAGCGAACAAGAGTTGCAGCGCCGCAAGGCTGAAATGCCCGACAAAGAGTTGGATCAGCGGCGCAAACAAGAACAGCGGATAGAACCAAAGAGGCACTTCATGCGATCCGACGAGAACCATGGTCGAAGCCAGAACGACCGCCATATAGGTCAACAACGCGGCCATCACCTGGTAACGGCGTCCACCGAAGCCATAGGAGCCAACGCGCATCGCCTTGCCAATGGCATAGCCGACACCGATCGCGGCGAAGACCATCCACGAGCCGCCGGTAAGCCGGTAGAGCGAGAAATAGACGAGACCTGACATCGCGGCGGCAAGGACTCCGGTAGCGATGGACCGCAGGAACACGCCCGAGGTATTCGCAGCCTGCATGGCACCCACGCGCGCAGCACACGGACCACAGACACGGTGCTGGTCCACGCTGAAGTACTCACCAGCCAGCCCGCGGGTGCAGAACTCGCAGTTCTCTGCGAGGGGAGCGGCGCTACCGTACTCGGCGCGATGGAAGTTAAGGGAATCGAGGGGCATCAGTTGATGTTACCGGGCAAACGGATGCCGCACGGCTCCCGGCTCGCCAGAGGTCATGCGCCAGGCCGCGCGGAGTCCGATAAAGAGGATGAACAGGCCGAGGATCGCGCCACCGGGGGAATGCTGGAACTCGAGAAACGGTTTCATCAAGCCAAAGCGCCCAAGGAAGTACAGGACGCGCGGCGACAGGAGAATCCCTTGGTCTTTGATCTCCCACCACAGCAGAAGCGAGTTGCCAAAGGCTACTGCAAGACAGGTCAGGATGAGCGCTGCCACCTGGTAAGGACGCCCGCCGCGGCCATTGGAGCCCATCGTCATCGCCTTGGCGACGAGGTAAGCCACGCCAATGGAGAGATATCCGATCTGGATATGCGTAATCCCGATAAACGCAGCGTAGACGATTGCCCCCGCAATGGCGCCGGCGATGCCAAAAGCAATCGCGCGAAGAAAAATCGCCGAATCGAAGGCCGGAGGAACAGCGGGCGGACCGAGGTACTCTGCTTGATCGAAGGTCGGAGGAGTGAGGGACATGGCGGTTGCAGCGAAGAATACCAGAGTTGAGATCGCGGCTTCGTCAATTTCCTGAGATAACTGGGGAGTTTCAGGTCTCAGCCCTGTCTATCCCACAGTCGCCATGAGAAAATATAGTTGATGATTTCCGTCTCTAATGTGACCATGCGCTACGGCGCAAAGCTGCTCTTCGAGGACGTCTCCGTGACGTTCACCACCGGCCGTCGCTACGGCCTGACCGGCCCCAACGGCGCTGGTAAATCCACCTTCATGAAGGTTCTGACCGGCGAGATCGATGCCCAGAAGGGCACCGTCGTCCGCCCCAAGAAGCTCGGCGTGCTGAAGCAGAACCAGTACGAGTTCGACGCCTATCGCGTCGTCGACACCGTCATTATGGGCAACAAGTCCCTATGGGCGGCGATGGAAGAGCGCGAGATCATCTACAACAAGCCTGAGATGACCGATGAAGACGGCTCGCGGCTGGGTGAGCTCGAAGGCATCGTCGGCGATGAGGACGGCTATGAGGCCGAGGCCAACGCCGCCGTCCTGCTCCAGGGTCTGGACATCCCCGATGAGCTCCATGACCGCAAGATGAGCGAACTGCAGGGCGGCCAGAAGGTGCGCGTGCTGCTGGCGCAGGCGTTGTTCGGCAATCCTCAGGCCTTGCTGCTGGACGAGCCTACGAACTATCTCGATCTCGAATCCATCCACTGGCTCGAGGAGTTTCTCAATCGCTACGACGGCACCGTCATCACCATCTCGCATGATCGGCACTTCCTCAATAATGTCTGCACACACATCGCCGACATCGACTACGAGACGATCATCACCTACAACGGCGGCTACGACGACATGGTGCTGCAGAAGACCAGCGTCCGCACCCGCATCGAGAGCCAGAACGAGCAGCGCGAAAAGAAGATCGCTCAACTCAACGACTTCATCGCCCGCTTCTCGGCCGGTACGCGCTCCTCGCAGGTGAACTCGCGTAAGAAGGAAGTCGAGCGCCTGGCTACCAGCGAACTGGCTCGCTCCAACATCGCGCGCCCCTTCATTGCCTTCAAGATGGAGCGGCCCTCCGGCAAGAACGTTCTCGAGTTCGAGAAGGTCAACAAGTCCTACTCGCAGCCGGACGGCAAGACCGAGCACGTCATTAACAACTTCACGGCGTCTGTAAACCGTGGCGACAAGGTGGTTCTCATCGGCCGTAACGGCCAGGGCAAGACCACGCTGCTAAAGGCCCTGCTGGCCAACGGTCCGGGTGTTGAGGAGAAGGACGTCTCGATCGACTCGGGCACCGTGAAGTGGGGCCACGAGGTACAGATCGGCTACTTCGCGCAGGACCACAAGGGTTCCATCCAGCTCGGCATGACGGCCAGCGACTGGCTGCACCAGTACGATCCGAAGGCCACGAAGGAAGACATTCGCGGCATCCTCGGCCAGATGCTCTTCCGCGGCGAGGAAGGCCTGAAGAAGACCGACGCCCTCTCCGGCGGCGAGGCCGCGCGCCTGCTCTTCTGCAAGATCATGCTGCAGAAGCCGAACGTGCTGGTGCTCGACGAACCGACGAACCATCTTGACCTAGAGAGCATCAACGCGCTCAACCAGGCGATCCAGAAGTACGAAGGCACGGTCTTCCTCGTCACGCACGATCAAGACCTGATCGAAGAGGCGGGTACGCGCATCTGGCACTTCGAAGGCGGCCCCACCGACTTCCGCATCACCGATCACAAGGGACCGTACGAGGAGTATCAAGAGCAGCTCAAGATGACTGCGAAATAACTCCTACCCCTTCTGCAAGAACAGGTCTGCGCAGTAGACCTGTTCTTGTTGTTGTTTTTCTGGTTGTCATTCCCGCAGGGAATCTGCTGTCTGTCGGCACAACACCGATATTTTGTGAAAACGTTGGCCAGGGCAAGGCTCGCACCATGCCCTGGTCCTCTATGCATGCAGGAAGAATTGTCAGGGTACGAACAAACAGCAGATTCCCTCCGGGAATGACAACCAGAAAAGCAACAACTAGAAAAGCAACAGCAAAGACATCGCCACCTGATTCTTCGCCCCTCCCCGCACAACCGTTGCCGCGTTCCAGCAGTCTGATAGCTTGGAACCTGTATGAAGAAGAGCAGCGTATACCGCCTCTTGATGACGGGCGCGATCCTTGTTGTAGCGCTGAATACGTGGATGGTCGGACGGGCGCTGAATAAGCTGTTCACGACGCAGGGCTGGCTGTCGCAGACCCTGGACGTTTTGTCGCACACCGAGAACCTGGCCCTGAATATGCGCTCGGCCGATAGCGCTGTCCGAGGATATATCCTCACGGGCTCACCCACCTTCGAGAGGCAGTATCATGCCTCGTCCCAGGGCGTGTTCGCGGAGCTCGACCAGGTCCAACGCCTCACGGCCGACAGCGTTACACAGCAGCAGCGCATCGCGTTCCTGCGCACCCGTGTGGCTGCCAAGATGGGAACGCTCGACGCGGCCAATGCAATGCGCACCGGCAACGCTCGAGCCCCAATCGAACCGGCACTGCTCGAGCCCCTGCTCACCGACTTTCCCGGCGGTGGCCAGAGCGTCTCCTACGCTATCAGCCAGATCGAATCCGAAGAGCATCGCCTGCTCATCGACCGCACGCGTGAGACGAAGAATGCCAGCCAGGAGGTGTGGATCAGCTTTATCGCTATCTCCCTGCTCGACATCCTTCTGATCGCAGCCGCCTTCGAACAACTGGTCCGCGCCCACCGCAGCCATCTCCAGATCGCCGAAGGAGCGGCCTCCATCGAGGCTCTCAACAATGAACTGACGCGGGTCAACACCGAACTCGAAGCCCGCGTGGAGGAGAGGACCCAGGAGTTGGCCCAGTCCAACCAGGAGCTTGAGGCCTTCAGCTATTCCGTCTCGCACGACCTGCGCGCTCCCCTGCGCACCATCGATGGATTTTCCCTGGCGCTGATGGAGGACTTTGCTGAGAACCTGAACGATGAAGGCCGTGACTACATCGCGCGCATCCGCAATGGAGTACAGCGCATGGGCATGCTGATCGATTCCCTGCTGCAGCTCTCGCGCGTGACCCGTTCCGAGGTCCATCGCGAGCGCATCGATCTCTCCCAGCTTGCCACCCTGGTGTTCGATGAGCTGGCCGCCGGCGATCCCGACCGAAAGATTCAGTTCATCCCCCAGCCGGGAGTCCTGGCACAAGCCGATCCGCGCTTGGTGCGTATTGCGCTGGAAAACCTGATCGGCAACGCCTGGAAATTTACCTCACGGACCACAGACGCACGCATCGAGTTCGGCAGTGACGTGCGGGAGGACGTCACCGTATACTTCATTCGGGACAACGGTGCGGGCTTCGACATGCAATACGTCGACCGTCTGTTCACAGCCTTCCAGCGCCTGCACGGGGATCGCGATTTTAAAGGCTCCGGTATCGGCCTGGCGACCGTCTCACGTATTATCCGCCGGCATCAGGGTTCGATCTGGGCTGAGAGCGAACTTGGCCACGGCGCAACCTTTTTCTTCAGCCTCGCCGCGTGATGCCCTCTGGGCCCCGCGGCGCGCACCGTTATAGGAAGGGATTTGATTGGCTATGATTCTCCTGGTAGAAGACGATCCGGACCACGAAGCACTGGCCATGAGAGCGCTTCGCAAAGCCAACGTGGCCAATGAGATTCGCGTTGCGCGCGATGGCACCGAAGCCATCGAATATCTCAACGGCATCGCCACCGGAAACCCCATACCCCAGCTTGTGCTGCTCGACCTCAAGCTGCCCAAGGTCGATGGCCTCGAGGTGCTGCGCACCATTCGCGCGTCCGATAAGACAGCCATTTTGCCCGTGGTCGTGCTGACCTCGTCGGACGAAGAGCGCGACATCGTCGCCAGCTATCGCCTTGGCGTGAACAGCTATATCCGCAAGCCCGTAAACTTTACCGACTTCGCCGAGGCAACGAAACAGCTCGGCATGTATTGGTTGTTGCTGAATCAATGCCCACCGTCGCAATAAACCCCGAAGCGCTGCTACGTGTCCTCATCATCGAGGACTACGAAGAGGACGCGCTGTTGCTCCAACGCCATCTCGCACGCGCGGGATATAAGGTCGACGCGCGCCGCATCGAGACGGCTGCGGAGCTGAAGGCCGCCCTGGAAGAGCCCGCGGCCTGGGATCTCGTTATCGCCGACTACACGCTGCCGACCTTCGGCGCGCGCGATGCCCTGAAGCTGATTCAGAAGAGCGGCATAGACCTTCCCTTCATCATCGTGTCGGGCACGATCGACGAGGTCTCGGCCGTCAATGCCATGCGCGCCGGGGCACACGACTATGTGCTGAAGGGCCACCTCGAACGCCTGCTCCCGGCCATCGAACGCGAACTGGCGGATTCGGCCCTGCGCCAGGAGCGGCTGCGCACCGAGGCGGAGTTGCGCCTCGCCCAGCAGCGCTTCTCGGCGACCTTCAATCAGGCTGCGGTCGGCATGGCCCACACCTCCATCGAAGGACGCTTCCTGCTGGTCAATCAGCGTTTAGCCGGCATGCTGGGAGAGCCCATCGACAAGCTGCTGGCACTGCAGTTGCGTGACTTCCTGCTGGCATCCGAACGCGAGCTGGACCGCACCATCCATGCCGAACTGATCTCGGGAGGAAGAAGCGGCTATCGCGTGGAGCGCACCCTCATCCGCCACGATGGCTCGACCTTTCCCGCGCAACTGACCGCTTCCCTGCTCAAACCGGACGGCCATCTTCACCCCACGGTGCTGTGGGTCGTGGAAGATATCTCCGCGCGTAAGGCCGCGGAGAAAGAGACCACCGAGCTGATGACGAGGCTCATCAACTCCGAGCGATTGGCTGCCGCCGGGCGCATGGCCAACACGCTCGCGCACGAGATCAACAATCCTCTCGAAGCGCTGACCAACCTCTTCTACCTGCTGCAGACGCATGAAGACCTGCCCTCACAATCACGCGAGCTGGTCGAGATCGCCGCGAGAGAGATCGAACGCGTGGGTCATATTACGCGCTCGACGCTGAGCTTCTATCGCAAGCTACCCGGTCGCACCATCGATCTGCGCACCATGCTCGAAGAGGTCGTCCAGCTCTTCCAGTCGCGCGCGCGCCAGCACAATGTAAAGATCAACACTCGCTATGCGGACGACACGAGTTCCGTGCACTACGATCCGGCGCTGCGACAGGTCTTCGCTAACCTGGTCGGCAACGCCCTGGAGGCCATGGAAGGACG encodes:
- a CDS encoding hybrid sensor histidine kinase/response regulator, coding for MPTVAINPEALLRVLIIEDYEEDALLLQRHLARAGYKVDARRIETAAELKAALEEPAAWDLVIADYTLPTFGARDALKLIQKSGIDLPFIIVSGTIDEVSAVNAMRAGAHDYVLKGHLERLLPAIERELADSALRQERLRTEAELRLAQQRFSATFNQAAVGMAHTSIEGRFLLVNQRLAGMLGEPIDKLLALQLRDFLLASERELDRTIHAELISGGRSGYRVERTLIRHDGSTFPAQLTASLLKPDGHLHPTVLWVVEDISARKAAEKETTELMTRLINSERLAAAGRMANTLAHEINNPLEALTNLFYLLQTHEDLPSQSRELVEIAAREIERVGHITRSTLSFYRKLPGRTIDLRTMLEEVVQLFQSRARQHNVKINTRYADDTSSVHYDPALRQVFANLVGNALEAMEGRSGSITVRARLAGGFAAVTVSDTGHGIDQANLQAIFEPFFTTKGERGTGLGLWVTRGIVEEQGGTLRLRSCISGKRGTTIRIRLPINAPAKIIPALL